A genomic stretch from Hyalangium ruber includes:
- a CDS encoding anti-sigma factor family protein has translation MSCTFEEDLTAYIDGELPAARREELQVHLGTCAECQRTEALLRTTVARMAELPEPVLSTNTRRAVLAKVDALPPPLKERLLALLRPPVLVPSLGLAAALALVVYASRDTQGVDVPDAGTLELAANMELMEDYDVVGLDSFEDLEVVENLHELEVQ, from the coding sequence ATGAGCTGCACGTTCGAGGAAGACCTGACCGCCTATATCGACGGCGAGCTGCCCGCGGCGCGTCGGGAGGAGCTCCAGGTACACCTGGGCACGTGCGCGGAGTGCCAGCGCACGGAGGCGCTGCTGCGGACCACCGTGGCCCGCATGGCGGAGCTGCCCGAGCCGGTGCTCTCGACGAACACCCGGAGGGCGGTGCTGGCGAAGGTGGACGCGCTGCCACCTCCATTGAAGGAGCGGCTGCTGGCGCTCCTGCGTCCGCCGGTGCTGGTGCCCTCGCTGGGGCTGGCGGCGGCGCTGGCGCTGGTGGTCTACGCCAGCCGCGACACGCAGGGCGTGGACGTGCCGGACGCGGGGACGCTGGAGCTGGCGGCGAACATGGAGCTGATGGAGGACTACGACGTCGTGGGCCTGGACAGCTTCGAGGACCTGGAGGTCGTCGAGAACCTCCACGAGCTGGAGGTGCAGTGA
- a CDS encoding serine/threonine-protein kinase, whose protein sequence is MEPGQNKPVEVPSRRYGRYLVRSRLGEGGMAEVFRADALDARGEQFPVALKLMRKDVPPEAFADEADLMGLLDHPNLVRLLETGQAFGRPFIAMEFLVGGDLRRLMQAHGTLKRRFPVGIAVYVCIEVLRALSYFHQVRTRSGRPLELVHGDVNPTNIFFSGDGEVKLGDFGVAKARGADIGPQDGITAGKLHYLSPEQTRGEPPLPATDLFAMGIVLHELVVGTHPFLRPEEPDEQAAMAALRAARLSLPDTVDKPLAQVLRRALAPDTATRYRTSGEFAGALFTWALDSGLLPTRQHVQAWLLKTLSYAGL, encoded by the coding sequence GTGGAGCCCGGACAGAACAAGCCCGTGGAGGTGCCCTCGCGGCGGTATGGCCGCTACCTGGTGCGCTCGCGGCTGGGCGAGGGCGGGATGGCGGAGGTCTTCCGGGCGGACGCGCTGGATGCCCGGGGCGAGCAGTTCCCGGTGGCCCTCAAGCTGATGCGCAAGGACGTGCCGCCCGAGGCGTTCGCCGACGAGGCGGACCTGATGGGGCTGCTGGACCACCCGAACCTGGTGCGCCTGCTGGAGACGGGACAGGCCTTCGGGCGGCCCTTCATCGCCATGGAGTTCCTCGTGGGAGGAGACCTGCGGCGGCTGATGCAGGCCCACGGGACGTTGAAGCGGCGCTTCCCGGTGGGCATCGCCGTGTACGTCTGTATCGAGGTGCTCCGAGCGCTCTCCTACTTCCACCAGGTGCGCACGCGCAGCGGTCGACCGCTGGAGCTGGTGCATGGGGACGTGAACCCCACCAACATCTTCTTCTCGGGCGATGGAGAGGTGAAGCTCGGGGACTTCGGGGTGGCGAAGGCACGCGGGGCGGACATCGGCCCGCAGGACGGCATCACCGCGGGCAAGCTGCACTACCTCTCGCCCGAGCAGACGCGTGGCGAGCCGCCCCTGCCCGCCACCGACCTGTTCGCGATGGGCATCGTGCTGCACGAGCTGGTGGTGGGCACCCACCCCTTCCTCCGCCCGGAGGAGCCGGATGAGCAGGCGGCGATGGCGGCCCTGCGCGCGGCGCGGCTGAGCCTGCCGGACACGGTGGACAAGCCCCTGGCCCAGGTGCTGCGAAGGGCGCTCGCGCCGGACACGGCGACCCGCTACCGAACGTCGGGCGAGTTCGCCGGGGCGCTCTTCACCTGGGCCCTGGACTCGGGCCTGCTCCCCACGCGCCAGCACGTACAGGCCTGGCTGCTGAAGACGCTGAGCTACGCCGGGCTGTAG
- a CDS encoding DUF3106 domain-containing protein: MKRTGAIIAVVVALLAGTPGQAQETDKQRTAAERFEKLSPEQKEALRAKLREFKAMPKEERERIRGNLERYKRLPPEERERLKGNLREFQRLTPEERKLMRERFGEFRKLDPERRAELRKRMREYMRAHPERREQMMENMRRWRQLSPEQRQQLRERMRERRRP; encoded by the coding sequence ATGAAGCGCACGGGGGCAATCATCGCCGTGGTGGTGGCGCTGCTGGCGGGGACGCCGGGCCAGGCGCAGGAGACGGACAAGCAGCGGACAGCCGCCGAGCGCTTCGAGAAGCTGTCGCCCGAGCAGAAGGAGGCGCTGCGCGCGAAGCTGCGCGAGTTCAAGGCGATGCCCAAGGAGGAGCGGGAGCGCATCCGCGGCAACCTGGAGCGCTACAAGCGCCTGCCGCCCGAGGAGCGTGAGCGGCTCAAGGGCAACCTGCGCGAGTTCCAGCGACTGACTCCGGAGGAGCGGAAGCTGATGCGCGAGCGCTTCGGTGAGTTCCGCAAGCTGGATCCGGAGCGCCGGGCGGAGCTGCGCAAGCGGATGCGGGAGTACATGCGCGCGCACCCGGAGCGGCGCGAGCAGATGATGGAGAACATGCGCCGCTGGCGGCAGCTGTCGCCCGAGCAGCGCCAGCAGCTGCGTGAGCGCATGCGCGAGAGGCGGCGCCCGTGA
- a CDS encoding methyl-accepting chemotaxis protein, with the protein MRLSLSRKLGLTTLGTAVLLVALSFGYLLPEVEWALESQARIQGQKTAASLASTLAELASTRQQAALQRALDEVVTSLQPAYILIVDPSGELIASAGALAPRMADSQKLLGRSQEARALQLEGRDVFNVPASIRGGSGGTLHMGFNLSVARTGYRSISLKFGLVISLSVLAFSLTNALLSRRIVSPLVRLTEAARRIAEHGDLREQVRVDSGDEVGQLSSAFASMVGRLKDVLHQLQSSSALLADAVRTLNTSAEAQSQAANRHVNALRETQGVAREIRETSLLASQTAESVLQVAERADTLGQTGEAAIAQSIEGLMELRAEVQQIATQIASLNTRTQQIGGITQTVKGLADQSNMLAVNAAIESVRSGEHGKGFGVVAREIRGLADQSIRATSQVRELLTDISDAIAATVRIIEQGTQRMESGLAQTRKSGDNMRALSTIVRDSSASVRHIAQTVNQQTYGIEQIFSAMSELNTLMDASVAHLTVTQDKVAALERLSAHVTRVLKDYRV; encoded by the coding sequence ATGCGACTCTCCCTCTCACGCAAGCTCGGCCTGACGACCCTGGGCACGGCAGTGCTGCTCGTCGCGCTCTCCTTCGGTTACCTCCTTCCGGAGGTGGAGTGGGCCTTGGAGTCCCAAGCCCGCATCCAAGGACAGAAGACGGCCGCAAGCCTGGCCTCGACCCTGGCCGAGCTGGCCTCCACCCGTCAGCAGGCCGCGCTCCAGCGGGCCCTCGACGAGGTGGTCACCTCCCTCCAGCCCGCCTACATCCTCATCGTCGATCCCTCCGGAGAGCTCATCGCCAGCGCCGGCGCCCTGGCTCCGCGGATGGCGGACTCCCAGAAGCTCCTGGGCAGGAGCCAGGAGGCCCGGGCCCTCCAGTTGGAGGGGCGAGACGTCTTCAACGTCCCAGCCTCCATCAGAGGCGGCTCGGGCGGCACGCTCCACATGGGCTTCAACCTCTCGGTGGCGCGCACGGGGTATCGGTCCATCTCGTTGAAGTTCGGCCTGGTCATCTCCTTGAGCGTGCTGGCCTTCAGCCTCACCAACGCGCTGCTGAGCCGGCGCATCGTCTCTCCCCTGGTGCGGCTGACGGAGGCGGCCCGGCGCATCGCCGAGCACGGCGACCTGCGGGAGCAGGTGCGGGTGGACTCGGGGGACGAGGTGGGCCAGCTCTCCAGCGCGTTCGCGTCGATGGTGGGGCGGCTCAAGGACGTGCTGCACCAATTGCAGTCCTCCTCGGCGCTGCTGGCCGACGCGGTGCGCACGCTCAACACGTCCGCCGAGGCCCAGAGCCAGGCGGCCAACCGGCACGTCAACGCCCTGCGGGAGACGCAGGGCGTGGCCAGGGAGATCCGAGAGACCTCCCTGCTGGCCTCGCAGACGGCGGAGTCGGTGCTCCAGGTGGCGGAGCGGGCGGACACGCTGGGACAGACGGGCGAGGCGGCCATCGCGCAGAGCATCGAGGGGCTGATGGAGCTGCGCGCGGAGGTGCAGCAGATCGCCACGCAGATCGCCTCGCTGAACACGCGCACCCAGCAGATCGGCGGGATTACCCAGACGGTGAAGGGGTTGGCGGACCAGTCGAACATGCTGGCGGTCAACGCGGCCATCGAGTCGGTGCGCAGCGGCGAGCATGGCAAGGGCTTCGGCGTGGTGGCGCGGGAGATTCGCGGCCTGGCGGACCAGTCCATCCGGGCGACGTCGCAGGTGCGCGAGCTGCTCACGGACATCAGCGACGCCATCGCGGCCACGGTGCGCATCATCGAGCAGGGCACGCAGCGCATGGAGAGCGGGCTCGCGCAGACGCGCAAGTCCGGGGACAACATGCGGGCGCTGTCGACCATCGTCCGGGACAGCTCGGCATCGGTGCGGCACATCGCGCAGACGGTGAACCAGCAGACCTACGGCATCGAGCAGATCTTCTCGGCCATGAGCGAGCTGAACACGCTGATGGACGCCAGCGTGGCGCACCTCACGGTGACGCAGGACAAGGTGGCGGCGCTCGAGCGGCTGTCGGCGCACGTGACACGGGTGCTGAAGGACTACCGGGTTTGA